Genomic window (Kogia breviceps isolate mKogBre1 chromosome 15, mKogBre1 haplotype 1, whole genome shotgun sequence):
TCTCCCTTCAAATGGACCATTTCTTATTCTGCAAGCACTTGGATGCCTCTTCCTCTAGGAAACTTGTCCTGTCCTCTGGAAGCAGAGCTCTCTGCAAAGCTTGTGGTAGTGCCATATTCGTGGATCCTATTACAGTATATGTCAGGTTGCCGTACTTGAACTTTCTGTTTCCCTGCACTAGACTGAGGGTCCCTGGAGGGCAGCAACTATGTTCTCGTTCTGTTCATCTTTGTGTCCTCAGCCCTTAGTGCAGTGCACGGCACATACTACTTAATAACTGTGGATTGAACGAATACTCATGCatgtgtttattaattttgtattagaaaaagaaacttaaattaGTATTTCATaccttttgaaaattaataaatttagagACAGTATTCTCTATTTATGATAAGAACAGAACAACTAATCCTGAgctcttttataataaataaaggtGGAAGGGGtcagataaaacaaaaaaagaagactgtACCACAAAAGGTTACGATAGCCAAAATTCCCAGAGCGAAGAAGAAATATGTAACACGAGTGTGTGGCCTTGCAACTTTTGGTGAGTCCAAGCTTGGTTATGTTTAAATGTGTGAactacattcattcatttcattctctctctcttaatcTAGTATCATGAAAATTTTACAGTTCTGTTTTTTGCTAAGAAGATACAAaatgagattttgcatttctaactatAGGTTCAAAATCAAATTTTGAAGCAActtaaaaatcttttgcacagggGACTggtttaacttcttcctttccagaatTTTTGTTTGGACACATTTTGTGTAGAATGAGGAGGGCTGTGAAGTCTGCCAGCACTGCTCCTTGTTCCCTGCAGTCTCGGTAGCCAAATGGTTGCAAAATGACCTGTCCCTTGTGGGGTGACAGTAGAGGGTGAGGGAAGGTGGTTAGTGGCAGAATGTCCTGCCTCAGAGCCCCTTCAGTTCCTGGAAGACTTGAAAGAATAGTGAAACCACGGTGATTCGGTTCCTTCATTTGACAACCTGGAGTGAAAAACAGTCACTAGACCACATCATAAATATTAGGCTTGTTTCTCTGCTGtaaatttttcttctgtaaaaaggGATAACCAAAGGAACTTCATATACTTGGAAGTGTATATGTAATGTTGGAATTAATGTGTTCCTGGATTTATTTTGGTCTTACTGTATGAGTTAGGAATAGTGTGGATGATCTTATTTTTAtgtactgaggctttatttgacCTTAAAAATATAAGTTGAATTGTTAAGATGACTGCCGATGGGTAGTTTGTAATTATTGTTCTGAAAGGAACATGAAATCCATCAACACAATCTgttttatgaatttaaaatgcagattaaatttcaagatggaaaaatatctttgacatatgattccaattatagtcttgctatttctttttttaaaataacagaaatcgaTCTTAAAGAAGCACAAAGGTTTTTTGCTCAGAAATTCTCCTGTGGTGCCTCAGTAACAGGGGAGGATGAAATCATCATTCAGGGAGactttacagatgacataattgATGTCATTCAGGAAAAATGGCCAGAAGTGAGTATTTGGAACATGTGCATCTATAGAAATAAGTTATTAAAGCAAGTTGCTTCTGTGTTAGTTGATAACCACAACTCatgaaatgtaattatttttattttacaggtgGATGATGATAGCATTGAAGATCTTGGAGAAGTGAAGAAGTGATTTTGAAAATTTGTCTGTATTTAAAGATCTGAACTGATTGTTGATATGGCCAAAGGGAGAGaggccttttaaaatatatatatatatatatttatcctaCAGTAAAACTGTAGCCTGCCCTCACCCTTGGCATTTTCACTGTTCTGTACAgggctgcttgtttttttttgttgttgttgccaaaGTCTGATAAACAGGAGAGACTGTCATGCTTATGCATGAAATAGAATTTagtcaaataaaaaattttggtCATTTGGTactgacttttctctttctttttaactttttatttttggaaaaattagACTTTCTGTGGAAAGCTTTtctgttgattatttttaaataatcatgaTTTCAtcaaatcatgattttttttttttttttttttttttggttgttaagCTGAGTGACACTTTGAAGAATTTGAATTTGGCTTCATCACCAGTAATAACTGTCTCCTTGCTTCTTTGGTGTGATAGTTTTGAGATGCTTGAGCATCTCATGGATCTGTGGTTGAATTTGCTTCACTGTCACCAGCCAAGTTCACTTTGTGGGCCTGTTAACACTGTTGGTAATAGTTGATCAAGCTGTTCTGGAGCTTATTTGGTAAAGTATATTAAAAGCCTTAAAACCATCTGCACTGTTTGACCCACTTCTTGACATTATCCTAAAGATATAATGTCTTGCTTAAAACTATGGATGAAGGTGTTCATCAAAGTGCTACTCATAATATAAAATTGCAAATGACAAAGATGAACAGTTGGGAAATGGTGAAAGAAATGATGGTTTGTCATATGGtagaatatttgcatatattttaagatattttctaaGAATACTTGGAAAGGTGTTTGATAATGTTAAGTAGGAGGTCAGACCCCCAaatccattttatacattattttcatcattgttttgaGTGGATAGGCATCCAGGGAGGctgagttctttttctgattataaatttatgtaaaattctcctaaccatttgaaaataatatacacCATTGCTTAGTATAGTCTGAGAAATAGCagttaaaatgtgtttttcttacaAGAGAAACAGTGACAGTGAATCTTAATGAGTacattaaatgaatttaaaatctgtttttataaaGGTCTTATGTCAGGTGCTACAAACTAAAAAGAAGACTCATGGTATTTTAAATAGCTATAGACACCTTTAAGAAAGTTAGAACCCATTGTTTATTGCCATGCAAATTGCAATCTTAAATGAATTAGTgggtttttaaataattgaaatctTAGAATGTataataaagatgtaaattaagaaaatgaaattctgcaTTAACTGAATTTAGCTAAATAAAATTATCTGACGAAGCAAATTTATCCATCAAAACCACTTGGTATGTGGTTATGTGTGTATTCTCTTGGTGCTGGAAGATGTCTGTGCTTGTATCAACACGTGTGACTTCCTGTAAAGATTCTTAATGTTCACAGTTCTTGGCAAATGCAGTTTCAGTCCATATATAGCCAGCAGTGGATGGTACTGCAGGAAAATGCAGGATTAAAATCGTCCTTGTGTATAATATGTGTGAATCTTTTTCTTTAAcctgaaatttaaaatgcaagAGTTTAATCTCTGATTAAAATGTGTAGTTCAGGGggtgttccctggtggtccagtggttagagtTTGGCGCTTTCattgccgtggcccgggttcaatcctttgtcggggaactaagatcccacaagctgtgtgatgAGGccaagaaatatataatatatatatacatatatatattcaaggATTGAGTTTAATTCATACATTCTGTGTATGTTTGTATTATGTAAATGCTTTTACAATCTAGTATTTTTAGCAAAAAGAATACTAACCTTTAAACAGCCTTatcgggcttccgtggtggcgcaaaggttgagagtccgcctgccgatgcaggggaaatgggttcgtgccccggtctgggaagatgccacatgccgcggagcggctgggcccgtgagccatggccgctgagcctgcacgtccggagcctgtgctccgcaacaggagaggccacaacagtgtgaggcccgcataccgcaaaaaaaaaaaaaaaaaaaaaaagtaaacagccTTATCATTAATATGTAAGAGATTTGCAAAGATTAAGCTGTCAACTTCAAAtacaaataaagtttttttaaaaattttaacaatagattttatttaacacagtataccccaaatattattatttcaacatgacaggtttttttttattcaacatgacagttttgatatgtattttattcatttaaaaagatgCTGGCAAcgtgattttaaattttttagttatTAAATAGAAGCCCCAGTAAATCAGCTGTCACTTAAGGTGTAACCCGTGGTAGCTTTCTCGCTCTTAAAGATtgataaggggcttccctggtggcgcagtggttgagagttcgcctgccgatgccagggacacgggttcgtgccccagtccgggaggatcccacgtgccgcggagcggctgggcccgtgggccatggccgctgagcctgtgcgtccggagcacgtgctccgcaacgggagaggccacagcggtgggaggtccgcgcaccgcaaaCTGTGGTTCTCAGTTTAGAGCTGTCTGCTGGGATGGCCAGCAACTATTAACTACCACGGGTGGCGTCTGCCTCCCATCTGTTTGTTGTTTGAATGCCAGGAAGTGTTCTCCTTGCCCGGTGTACACAGCATCCAGAGCAACCGCGCTCACAGTTtaggagggaaagggaaataagTAAGCGAGCACATGGTCACACGCCAGGGCGGCGGGGCAGAAACAGCCCTTCATTTGCTCCATCATTCCCTGGGTCATGGTGAAGAGCGGTTCTTTGCGGAGCGGGATAATGGCTTTTACATCTCCAGGTAAACCATTAGAGAGTCCCCTGGCCCGGATTTGGAAGAACAAAACGCCAGGAGGGGGTCGGGGGCCGTGCCCGACGAGGCCGAGTGGGAACCGGCCTCCTGCGGGGTCTTGCGGCCGCCGAGGTGTCGCGAGAGCCGGGGCTGCCGCTCGGCTACGCCGTAGGCCGAGGGGGCCGGGCGCGTTCCGCGGGGCCGGCGGTTTGGGCGAGCTTGCTTGGGCCAGCGAGGGCGCGGTGCTCCGGGGCTCGGGGCTCGCCCCTGCCGCTCCGGGTAGGCGCGCCGATGGCGTTTCTAGCGTGACGCTGCGCACACCGACTCTCTCCGGGGGCGGAGGAAACACCTATGAACTCTTCGGCCTCCTTCCTGGCCGGGGGCCAGGTGAGCGGCCGCGGCTCCGCGCCTCCCGTTTCCGCCGGCGCGTCCCGGGGAGAGAGGAGAGCAGACCGCGGGGACGACGTGCATTGGGGTTATTCAGGAATCGTTTCTgcttaacatttaaaacaatacGCAGGACGCAGAAGGAAAACGGAGCGTCACATCAGTTTCCTTACCTTAATGAAAATGGGTTGTTCAGCCCAGGCGCAGAGTCGAGTCGCGAGTGCTCACTTTTTAACGATAACATTGCGCATTTGTAGAGCTGCTTCCCTATATACGTCCTCGCGTCCTGCGCTGCACAGTACCCTGCGAGTGGAGCAGCACTCTAATCAACTGTTTTACCAAAAAGTCTTGAAAGTAAACTTGCCCAGGATTTGCAGTTGTCGGTATAGGATAAGATGAACGTGTTTTGCACGTTTGGCCTGTTGCTTGTTTCCTGTTTGAGAAATACGTGCTCCTTGCCGGTTGCAGTGTCCCCAGCCACTTGGCGCTcggtaaatatttactgaatgagtgagtgagtgaaatgGCTTACCGAAGACTGGAATTCAAGTCTTGTGGCTCcaaattccattttctctgtttAGTGAGAAACTGTAATTCACTcgtcattattatttatttacaaatctTATTTTTCAGAAAGCAATAATGATGTACATGGGCCTCTGGTGAACTTTAAACTACTGTCTCTAAGGTAGAATTCTTAAAGTaacacttttagtttttttttttttttttttaattgaagtatagttggtttacagtattGCGTTAGTTTtgggtatacagcatagtgatttggtttttgggtttttttgttttgctttttagttctttgtTTCATAGATGGGGACAGTTCCATACTTTGGAATGTGCCTTACaatcttaataataaaatattgataatactAGCTAATGTTTGTTGGTCGTTTATGatagaacaaaattattttaaggcaggacaagaaaaagTTAACATAAAGTTTTCTCTGTCGTCTGAGCCACTGCTTCCTCCCTTCGGTGTGTATTGTGCGTCTGCATTATGCATTAACTAGATCCTTTTAGAAGGCGTAGGAATGCCtgcttgccaaaaaaaaaaaaaaaaaggctgttttCTCCCAGTGCCAATAGCAAGgaactccttaggagataacattcCTCTCTCAATCCTGTAAGGGGTCACTATGACCCACTACTTGCCTTGTATGCGCAGATCTGCTTTGTGTAAAGGTCAGTATATTATTTTGATGTATAGCCCTTTGTCTTGAAAGTGTTTGTAACTGTGTTTTGACCTTTTACaggcagaacagttctcagagctttccgcaagactgtctcccaggttataatcttcagcttggctcaaataaaattttccacttctttcttagattgactattgattattttttaatgacatttataaTGGTGCCAAGTACTGTGAAGTGCTTTACAGAGATTATCTTGCTTAATCCACACAACTCTAAGAAGTTAAAATGCTGCTATTACCATTTTACAGGGAAGGAAATTAAGGTTTAAGGacattaagtaacttacccaaggtcttAGAGCCACTAAATGGCTAATTCTGGATTCCAATTTAGGTCAGACCAACTTCACTGCACTAGACTTTAAAATGATGTATGCTTAAAAGGAGTTATAATAGATAATTTTGTTAAGCATGAAAATGGCATCATGATTATATAAAAACGTTCATTTTTAGAGATGCATACTAAAGTATTTtttatcaacaacaaaaagaaaaaggaaaattgaaacAGATGTGGCAAAATCTTGATAGTGGTAAGAAAGACCTAGGTACTGAGCAAATGGGAGTCTATTGTATCTTGTCTTCtgtgtataattgaaatttttcctttacaaaatttgtttttaagtaggTATGTTGTGTTTGGATCAGTTACATTTAAACAGTAATTACTTCCTGTTTCCCTTTACTTGACTGCCTTAGAATTTCTGGGGCAAGCTGAGGGATAATATTGTTGATTGATACAAGGAGAGGGTTgacagcaaagggaaaaaaatgcagaaatggGTTTGTGATTAACCAATGGAGGTTTTACAAATGGTCCCACTCTTTAAGAGTGGTGTAAATGGTACGACAGAAAGTGATAGAGGCAGAGTGAACAGTAGGTGTGAACTTGCTTTACCTATACAGAATTTTGACATCATGTTATAATCAGTGAATAAAGCGTAGTTAGTTTAACTACCTTGAATTGGCAGCAAAACTAGGTATAATTGTTTGGAAAATATTCTTTGGCCGACTTATATTGATTAATTTTATCCTGACGTGAAGCCACTTTCTATGTTTAGAACATTGTGTCAGAAGTTGAGATTTCCACTATCGAGAAACAACGGAGAGAGCTACAGCTGCTCATTGGAGAATTAAAAGATCGAGATAGAGAGCTCAATGATATGGTTGCAGTACATCAAAGACAACTGCTTTCATGGGAAGAGGATCGGCAGAAAGTGTTGACTTTGGAAGAACGTTGCAGCAAATTAGAAGGTCAGACACGTATGCGGCAGCATCTGTCATGCACTTGTATATGCCAACACGTTAAAAGGGCTCAAGGGAAAGATAGGAACAGCTCAACACAATCCCTGCTGCACtggagtttattttatttcttatttatttatttattttgggctgcgttgggtctttgttgcggcgcgcaggctttctctagttgcggcgagcgggggctactcttggttgcggtgtgccggcttctcattgtcgtggcttctcttgtggagcacgggcgctaggcgcatgggcttcaggagttgtggctcacgggctctagagcacaggctcagtagttgtggcgcacgggcttagttgctccgtggcatgtgggatcttcccggaccagggctcgaacccgtgtcccctgcattggcaggcggattcctaaccactgcgccaccagggaagcccctggagtttattttaattgaagataGGAGGACATCATGAACACTCACAACAGAACAAACACAATGTGAATTAAAGTAGGGCAAGCGAAGTACTTAACTGTAGAAAGTGGGCTGGGCAGCTTCTGTCAACATGGAGTGTCAAGAGTGAACCTGAAGGAAATGAGTTTTGAGCTAAAGTATGAATGAAGATGCCACAGAACTGGCCGTTTCTCTTGAACTGACTCAAAGATTTTAAACTTGGTATTGAACTTGATCTCAAATACCTAAAatagtcatcttttaaaattagaggaaagaataaataaataaaaataataaataaaaataaaataaaattagagcaaTCTCAAAAATGGCTTACAAAAATTTCCTTTTGTACCGTATTTTAACTATCATCCCTTTCGTGCTGCCCTAAAGTCTGAATGTTCTATTGACACTGCATTAATAGCAGAATGTACTAGAGGGGAAAATACTAGATCTGTTTAACAGAAAGACAACAATATATCGCCTTCTTTTTTACTTATATTACACAAAGGATTCTGTAAATGTGACAGTTTAAATATGAGTAATTTTTCCATTTCGTTGATGaccatctgatttttt
Coding sequences:
- the DENR gene encoding density-regulated protein, whose product is MAADISESGGHDCKGDPRSNTKLDADYPLRVLYCGVCSLPTEYCEYMPDVAKCRQWLEKNFPNEFAKLTVENSPKQEAGISEGQGTAGEEEEKKKQKRGGRGQIKQKKKTVPQKVTIAKIPRAKKKYVTRVCGLATFEIDLKEAQRFFAQKFSCGASVTGEDEIIIQGDFTDDIIDVIQEKWPEVDDDSIEDLGEVKK